In Xylanibacter ruminicola 23, a single genomic region encodes these proteins:
- the ilvC gene encoding ketol-acid reductoisomerase, whose amino-acid sequence MAQMNFGGVTETVVTSKEFSLEKAREVLKNETIAVIGYGVQGPGQACNLRDNGFNVIVGQRPGKTYDKAVADGWVPGETLFSIEEAAEKGTILCMLLSDAGQIQQWPTIKQYLKPGKTLYYSHGFAINWSDRTGVVPPKDVDVIMVAPKGSGTSLRTMFCEGRGLNCSYAVYQDATGKAKEKTLAFGIGIGAGYMFETTFEREATSDLTGERGSLMGAIQGLLLAQYEVLREHGHSPSEAFNETVEELTQSLGPLFGAKGMDWMYANCSTTAQRGALDWAPRFHDAIKPVMEWLYYSVQTGNEAQITIDANSKPDYRAGLEKELEAMRNQEMWRAGETVRKLRPENQDV is encoded by the coding sequence ATGGCACAAATGAATTTCGGTGGCGTAACAGAAACTGTTGTCACCAGCAAAGAGTTCTCACTTGAGAAAGCACGTGAAGTATTGAAAAATGAGACCATCGCTGTAATCGGTTATGGCGTTCAGGGACCAGGTCAGGCCTGCAACCTGCGTGATAACGGATTTAATGTGATTGTGGGTCAGCGCCCTGGCAAGACCTACGACAAGGCTGTGGCCGACGGTTGGGTTCCTGGCGAGACTCTGTTCTCTATCGAGGAAGCCGCTGAGAAGGGTACTATCCTTTGCATGCTGCTCTCTGATGCTGGTCAGATTCAGCAGTGGCCCACCATCAAACAGTATCTGAAGCCTGGCAAGACTCTTTATTACAGCCACGGTTTCGCCATCAACTGGAGCGATCGTACAGGTGTAGTTCCTCCAAAGGATGTTGACGTAATTATGGTTGCACCTAAGGGTAGTGGTACCAGCCTGCGCACTATGTTCTGCGAGGGTCGTGGTTTGAACTGCTCGTATGCTGTTTATCAGGATGCTACTGGTAAGGCTAAGGAGAAGACTCTGGCCTTTGGTATCGGTATTGGTGCCGGATATATGTTTGAGACCACCTTCGAGCGCGAGGCTACATCAGACTTGACTGGTGAGCGTGGTTCGTTGATGGGTGCCATTCAGGGACTGCTGCTGGCTCAGTACGAGGTACTGCGTGAGCACGGACACTCTCCCTCAGAGGCTTTCAATGAGACTGTAGAGGAATTGACCCAGAGCCTTGGCCCTCTCTTCGGTGCTAAGGGTATGGACTGGATGTATGCTAACTGCTCGACCACCGCACAGCGCGGTGCGCTCGACTGGGCTCCACGATTCCACGATGCTATCAAGCCCGTTATGGAGTGGTTGTACTACTCGGTACAGACGGGTAACGAGGCACAGATTACCATCGACGCTAACTCGAAACCCGACTACCGCGCTGGACTGGAGAAAGAGTTGGAGGCTATGCGTAATCAGGAAATGTGGCGTGCTGGCGAGACCGTACGTAAGCTGCGTCCTGAGAACCAAGACGTATAA
- a CDS encoding MaoC family dehydratase: protein MGKLVINSYDEFAAHLGEELGASDWLQVDQDRINLFADATLDHQWIHVDVERAKKESQYQSTIAHGYLTLSLLPYMWDQIIEVNNIKMLVNYGMDKMRFGQPVITGSKVRLVTKLHNIQNLRGICKAEIEFRIEIEGQRKPALEGIASFLYYFN, encoded by the coding sequence ATGGGAAAATTAGTAATTAATTCGTACGATGAATTCGCAGCCCACTTGGGTGAGGAGCTCGGCGCTTCTGACTGGCTGCAAGTAGACCAAGACCGTATTAATCTTTTTGCCGACGCTACACTGGACCATCAGTGGATTCACGTTGACGTGGAGCGCGCCAAGAAGGAGAGTCAGTATCAGAGCACTATCGCTCATGGCTATCTGACCCTGTCGCTGTTGCCTTATATGTGGGACCAGATTATCGAGGTGAACAACATCAAGATGCTGGTTAACTACGGAATGGACAAGATGCGATTCGGACAGCCAGTTATCACAGGCTCAAAGGTACGTTTGGTCACCAAGTTGCACAACATTCAGAACCTGCGTGGTATCTGTAAGGCAGAGATTGAGTTCAGAATTGAAATCGAGGGGCAGCGCAAACCCGCACTCGAGGGTATCGCTTCGTTCCTGTATTATTTTAATTAA
- a CDS encoding amidophosphoribosyltransferase yields the protein MGGFFGTISTKCCVNDLFYGTDYNSHLGTKRAGLVTFDEEKGFSRKIHNLERDYFRSKFEDELDSFSGKQGIGVISDTDPQPILVNSHLGRYAVVTVAKINNLEEIAQELLDRRMHFSEYSANTINQTELVALLINMGRTFVEGINLVYKKIEGSCSMLILTEKGIIAARDFLGRTPIVIGQKDGAYAVSSETTSFPNLDYKRVRDLGPGEIVFLTADKLEVLQEPWKREQICSFLWVYYGFPASDYNGINVENVRETNGKMMGEKDETEVDCVCGVPDSGVGMALGYAEGKGVPYKRAVLKYTPTWPRSFTPGNQERRSLVAKMKLIPNPALLKDQRVVFCDDSIVRGTQLKDNVKTFFEYGAKEVHCRISCPPLVYGCPFIGFTSSKSDMELITRRIIKDFEGDDKKNLEKYATTDSPEYKRMVDEIAKRLGLTSLKFAKLEDLVKSIGMDKCRVCTHCFDGSSYCHEHDKEDNRQLKLDF from the coding sequence ATGGGTGGATTTTTTGGAACCATTTCCACAAAGTGCTGTGTAAACGATTTGTTCTACGGCACCGATTATAATTCGCACCTGGGTACCAAGCGTGCAGGACTGGTAACATTCGATGAGGAGAAAGGTTTTAGTCGTAAAATCCATAACCTGGAGCGTGATTACTTCCGTTCTAAGTTTGAGGATGAACTCGACTCGTTTTCAGGAAAACAGGGTATTGGCGTAATTAGCGATACCGACCCACAACCCATACTCGTTAACTCGCACTTAGGCCGCTATGCCGTAGTTACCGTAGCTAAGATTAACAACCTGGAAGAGATAGCACAAGAACTACTGGATCGCCGCATGCACTTTAGTGAGTACTCGGCCAATACCATCAACCAGACAGAGCTGGTGGCCCTGCTTATTAATATGGGTCGCACATTTGTTGAAGGTATCAACCTGGTGTACAAAAAGATTGAGGGATCGTGCTCGATGCTGATTCTGACCGAGAAGGGTATTATTGCTGCCCGCGACTTCCTGGGCCGCACACCTATCGTTATCGGACAGAAGGATGGCGCCTATGCCGTAAGTAGCGAGACTACCAGTTTCCCCAATCTCGACTATAAGCGTGTTCGTGACCTTGGTCCTGGCGAGATAGTATTCCTTACTGCCGATAAGCTGGAGGTACTGCAGGAGCCTTGGAAACGTGAGCAGATCTGCTCGTTCCTTTGGGTTTACTATGGTTTCCCCGCATCAGATTATAATGGTATCAACGTAGAAAACGTACGTGAGACCAATGGTAAGATGATGGGTGAGAAGGATGAGACTGAGGTTGACTGCGTTTGCGGTGTGCCCGATTCGGGTGTCGGTATGGCGCTCGGTTATGCAGAGGGTAAGGGGGTACCTTACAAGCGTGCCGTGCTGAAGTACACACCAACCTGGCCCCGTTCGTTTACTCCTGGCAACCAGGAGCGCCGTTCGCTGGTGGCTAAGATGAAACTGATACCTAACCCAGCTTTGCTGAAGGATCAGCGCGTGGTATTCTGCGACGACTCTATCGTACGTGGTACACAACTCAAGGATAACGTAAAGACTTTCTTTGAGTATGGCGCTAAAGAGGTGCACTGCCGTATCTCTTGTCCTCCATTGGTTTATGGTTGTCCATTCATCGGCTTTACCTCGTCAAAGAGCGATATGGAGTTGATTACACGCCGTATCATCAAGGACTTTGAGGGCGACGATAAGAAGAACCTGGAGAAGTACGCTACCACCGACTCGCCTGAGTACAAGCGTATGGTAGATGAGATTGCCAAGCGTCTGGGCCTGACCTCGCTGAAGTTTGCTAAGCTCGAGGATCTGGTTAAGAGCATTGGTATGGACAAGTGCCGCGTGTGCACACACTGCTTTGATGGCAGTAGCTACTGTCACGAGCATGATAAGGAAGACAATCGTCAGCTTAAGTTGGATTTCTGA
- a CDS encoding ATP-dependent DNA helicase RecQ: MTIDNYREILHRYWGYDDFRGIQREIIESIGSGHDTLGLMPTGGGKSITFQVPALAHEGTCIVITPLIALMKDQVENLRRRGIKAAAIYSGLTHEEIIVTLENAIFGAIKLLYVSPERLSSDLFQTKLRHMKVSFITVDEAHCISQWGYDFRPSYLQIAQIRKLVPGVPVLALTATATPQVVDDIQAKLTGDFNVFKMSFERKNLAYVVRHAEDKTEQLIHILKHVKGSAIVYARSRLRTKEFSQIISEAGITSTFYHAGLDASTKDERQREWQENKYRVMVATNAFGMGIDKPDVRVVIHMDCPDSIEAYFQEAGRAGRDGFKAYAVLLYNRHDETKLKKRITDTFPDKDYIRQVYEHLAYYYQIGVGSGYNHTFEFNIDKFCHNFNHFPIRVDSALKILQRAGYLEYTEEQDNKARVMFTVSRNDLYRLENNSPNEEAIITALLRNYGGLFTDYNFIDEAFLAQATNLKPQQVYLILKSLSQRHILHFIPQKKTPYIRYTQRREDKEFIQLMPEVYEERKVQFEAHIQAMIRYATNDKVCRSRQLLRYFGEENDHNCEQCDVCLAHRAEGMVVEARLNAAAQKILQLLDDGKPHFITELKSIELPVSELDAAIEYLTDEEYIIRLEDGCIAKS; encoded by the coding sequence TTGACAATTGATAATTATAGGGAGATTCTCCATCGCTACTGGGGCTACGATGATTTCCGCGGTATTCAGCGCGAAATCATCGAGTCTATCGGTAGTGGCCACGATACATTAGGACTGATGCCTACAGGTGGTGGTAAATCCATTACCTTCCAGGTGCCAGCTTTGGCACACGAGGGTACTTGCATTGTGATTACCCCGCTGATAGCCCTGATGAAGGACCAAGTTGAGAATCTGCGCCGCAGAGGGATTAAAGCAGCCGCTATCTACAGCGGACTTACCCACGAAGAAATCATTGTAACACTCGAAAACGCCATCTTTGGCGCCATCAAGCTGCTCTACGTTTCACCAGAGCGACTCTCATCCGACTTATTCCAAACCAAGCTCCGCCACATGAAGGTGAGCTTTATTACGGTCGACGAAGCCCACTGTATTTCGCAATGGGGTTACGATTTCCGTCCCTCATACCTGCAGATAGCCCAGATACGCAAACTGGTGCCTGGCGTGCCCGTATTGGCTCTTACTGCCACAGCCACGCCACAAGTGGTTGACGATATCCAAGCAAAATTGACGGGTGATTTCAACGTGTTCAAGATGAGCTTTGAACGCAAGAATCTGGCTTATGTGGTAAGGCATGCTGAGGATAAGACTGAACAACTGATACACATTCTGAAACACGTGAAGGGCTCGGCCATTGTGTATGCCCGCAGTCGCCTGCGCACTAAGGAGTTTTCGCAGATTATCAGCGAGGCCGGCATCACATCCACATTCTATCATGCAGGCCTTGATGCCAGCACGAAAGATGAGCGACAGCGCGAGTGGCAGGAAAACAAGTATCGTGTAATGGTGGCCACCAACGCCTTTGGCATGGGTATCGACAAGCCCGATGTACGCGTGGTGATACATATGGATTGTCCGGATAGTATCGAGGCCTATTTCCAAGAGGCAGGGCGTGCTGGTCGCGATGGTTTCAAGGCGTATGCTGTGCTGCTGTATAACCGTCACGACGAAACCAAACTGAAAAAACGCATTACCGACACCTTCCCTGATAAGGATTACATCCGCCAGGTTTATGAGCATCTGGCCTATTATTATCAGATAGGTGTGGGCTCGGGTTATAACCATACGTTCGAGTTTAATATCGATAAGTTCTGCCACAACTTCAACCACTTCCCTATCCGTGTTGATTCGGCCCTCAAGATTCTGCAGCGCGCAGGCTATCTGGAATATACCGAAGAGCAGGACAACAAGGCACGCGTTATGTTTACCGTGAGCCGTAACGACCTGTATCGATTGGAAAACAACAGTCCGAACGAAGAGGCTATCATCACGGCCCTGCTGCGCAACTACGGCGGCCTGTTTACCGATTACAATTTTATCGACGAGGCTTTCCTGGCGCAGGCCACCAACTTAAAGCCACAGCAGGTTTACCTGATACTCAAGAGTTTGTCGCAGCGCCATATCCTGCATTTTATTCCTCAGAAAAAAACGCCTTACATACGCTATACCCAGCGACGCGAAGACAAGGAGTTTATACAACTGATGCCTGAGGTGTACGAAGAGCGCAAAGTACAGTTCGAAGCACATATTCAGGCTATGATTCGCTACGCTACCAACGATAAGGTATGCCGTAGCCGACAACTATTACGCTATTTTGGCGAGGAGAACGATCATAATTGCGAGCAGTGCGATGTATGTCTGGCTCATCGCGCCGAGGGCATGGTGGTTGAAGCCCGCCTAAATGCGGCTGCCCAGAAAATCCTGCAGTTGCTGGATGATGGCAAACCCCACTTTATTACCGAATTAAAAAGCATCGAGCTGCCCGTAAGCGAACTCGATGCTGCAATTGAATATCTCACAGACGAAGAATATATCATCCGACTGGAGGATGGTTGTATCGCAAAGTCTTAA